Proteins from one Comamonas flocculans genomic window:
- a CDS encoding helix-turn-helix domain-containing protein has protein sequence MTERSAPFAPDWVLPPGDSILDLAEERGWTQTELARRLGYSEKHVSQLINGKVPVTVDAAQRLERVLGSTMDFWLALEANFQKHKTRLEAAQRHAGWVPWLDELPLKELMSFGALVKQRVDAKHKPGLVEACLRFFGVASPDDWRAHYGGMQMAFRRSRAEQCDVGAISAWLRLGEQQAEKLDGPGYDKARFENALRTIRSLTCEPPEVFEPKMRKLLHDAGVLLVLVPAIPRAHVSGVARWLGPTRPLIQLSLYGKTNDKFWFTFFHEAAHILLHASSKEDKKSIFLDDPNAVHATDPREREANAWAGDWLIPVQAAARLSSLRSRDAVADFARQIDVHPGIVVGRLQHDGFIDPSWMNGLKQSFRFRDAS, from the coding sequence ATGACTGAACGCAGTGCTCCTTTCGCGCCGGACTGGGTCTTGCCCCCTGGCGACTCCATTCTCGATCTGGCTGAAGAACGCGGCTGGACCCAGACGGAACTGGCCCGACGCCTGGGCTACAGCGAAAAACACGTCAGCCAGCTCATCAACGGCAAGGTACCGGTGACGGTGGATGCCGCCCAGCGGCTGGAGCGCGTGCTCGGCAGCACCATGGATTTCTGGCTGGCACTGGAGGCCAACTTCCAGAAGCACAAGACACGCCTGGAGGCGGCGCAGCGCCATGCTGGCTGGGTGCCTTGGCTGGACGAGTTGCCACTCAAGGAGCTGATGAGTTTTGGTGCCCTTGTCAAGCAGCGCGTGGATGCCAAGCACAAGCCGGGGTTGGTCGAGGCCTGCCTGCGCTTTTTCGGCGTAGCCTCGCCCGATGACTGGCGTGCCCACTATGGTGGCATGCAGATGGCCTTTCGCCGCAGCCGCGCCGAACAGTGCGATGTGGGCGCGATCTCGGCCTGGCTGCGCCTGGGGGAACAGCAGGCCGAGAAGCTGGATGGCCCCGGATACGACAAGGCCCGCTTCGAGAATGCCTTGCGCACGATCCGCAGCTTGACCTGCGAGCCACCGGAGGTGTTCGAGCCGAAAATGCGCAAGCTCCTTCACGATGCCGGTGTGTTGCTGGTGCTGGTGCCGGCCATTCCTCGCGCCCATGTCAGCGGTGTGGCGCGCTGGCTGGGGCCGACCCGGCCGCTCATCCAGCTTTCGCTCTACGGCAAGACCAACGACAAGTTCTGGTTCACCTTCTTCCACGAGGCAGCGCACATTCTGCTGCATGCCAGCAGCAAGGAAGACAAGAAGTCCATCTTCCTCGATGATCCGAATGCCGTGCACGCGACCGATCCCCGTGAGCGTGAGGCCAATGCATGGGCAGGGGACTGGCTGATCCCGGTGCAGGCAGCCGCACGATTGTCCAGCCTGCGCAGCAGGGATGCGGTGGCCGATTTTGCCAGGCAGATCGATGTGCATCCCGGCATCGTGGTCGGGCGCTTGCAGCATGACGGGTTCATCGATCCATCGTGGATGAACGGTCTGAAACAGAGCTTCCGTTTCAGGGATGCATCTTGA
- a CDS encoding RecQ family ATP-dependent DNA helicase — protein MATREQAESYLQRALAQPQARFRDGQWEAIDALVNHRHKLLVVQRTGWGKSSVYFIATRLLRDAGAGPTIIVSPLLALMRNQIDAAQRLGVRASTINSSNTDQWPQVIQEVLTNRVDVLLVSPERFANDRFSDDVLLPIAQNLGLFVVDEAHCISDWGHDFRPDYRRLVNVLRRMPPNLPILGTTATANDRVVNDIVAQLGNIHVQRGSLMRESLALQTTRLGDQAARLAWLAHHIPQIPGSGIVYVLTQRDAGQVARWLNENGILAEAYFSGAIGPNGEATNVWREQLEDRLQRNQLKALVATTALGMGYDKPDLGFVIHYQSPGSIVGYYQQVGRAGRGINRALGILLAGDEDARIHEFFRRNAFPNERHVSALLEELESTDGLSERELEQALNLRHGQIAQVLKYLSVENPAPVIKQDGHWVRTPVPYRLDVENIRRLTGIREQEWQEMQEYVATPSCKMEFLARVLDDPSPGSCGKCASCLGQSIVPETFPQALGVKAAQFLRHSEFPLECKKQIAVGAFPLYGFNFRNIPQELRAETGRVLSRWGDAGWGTVVEAGKQASHFGDELVEAVAEMIRNRWRPEPAPTWVACIPSRNHPELVPDFSRRLAQRLGLPFHPTITKRRDNQQQKFQQNRYHQCSNLDGVFGVEGQLPAGPVLLVDDMVDSAWTLTVAAILLRQAGCPAVLPVALAATSDGD, from the coding sequence ATGGCTACCCGTGAACAAGCAGAAAGCTATTTGCAACGCGCCCTTGCCCAGCCGCAGGCGCGTTTTCGCGACGGCCAGTGGGAGGCCATCGACGCTCTGGTCAACCACCGGCACAAGCTGCTGGTGGTGCAGCGTACCGGTTGGGGCAAGTCGTCGGTGTACTTCATCGCCACGCGTTTGCTGCGCGATGCCGGTGCCGGCCCGACCATCATCGTCTCGCCGCTGCTGGCGCTGATGCGCAACCAGATCGATGCGGCGCAGCGGCTGGGCGTGCGCGCCTCGACGATCAATTCGTCCAATACCGATCAATGGCCGCAGGTGATTCAGGAGGTGCTGACCAACCGGGTGGACGTGCTGCTGGTGTCGCCGGAACGCTTCGCCAACGACAGGTTCAGCGATGACGTGCTGCTACCCATTGCGCAGAACCTGGGGTTGTTCGTGGTGGATGAGGCGCACTGCATTTCCGACTGGGGCCACGACTTCCGTCCGGACTATCGGCGTTTGGTCAACGTGCTGCGCCGCATGCCACCCAATCTGCCGATCCTGGGCACCACGGCCACCGCCAATGACCGGGTGGTTAACGATATTGTTGCGCAGCTTGGGAATATTCACGTGCAGCGTGGCTCGTTGATGCGTGAGTCGCTTGCACTGCAGACAACGCGGCTGGGGGATCAGGCGGCGCGTCTGGCGTGGCTGGCCCACCATATCCCGCAGATACCAGGCTCGGGCATCGTGTATGTGCTGACCCAGCGTGATGCCGGGCAGGTTGCGCGATGGCTGAATGAAAACGGCATCCTGGCCGAAGCCTATTTCAGCGGAGCAATCGGCCCCAATGGTGAAGCGACCAATGTCTGGCGGGAGCAACTGGAAGACCGCTTGCAACGCAACCAGTTGAAAGCACTTGTGGCAACGACGGCGCTCGGCATGGGCTACGACAAGCCGGATCTTGGCTTCGTCATCCATTACCAGTCACCGGGTTCCATCGTCGGCTACTACCAGCAAGTGGGGCGCGCGGGCCGTGGCATCAACCGTGCACTGGGCATCCTGCTGGCTGGCGATGAAGATGCACGCATCCACGAGTTCTTCCGCCGTAATGCGTTTCCGAATGAGCGGCATGTTTCGGCCTTGCTGGAAGAGTTGGAGAGCACCGATGGCTTGAGTGAGCGTGAACTGGAACAGGCCCTCAACCTTCGCCACGGGCAGATTGCGCAAGTACTGAAGTACCTGTCGGTAGAGAACCCGGCACCGGTCATCAAGCAGGATGGTCACTGGGTGCGCACGCCGGTGCCCTATCGCCTGGATGTGGAGAACATCCGCCGCTTGACTGGTATCCGCGAGCAGGAATGGCAAGAAATGCAGGAGTACGTGGCAACCCCGTCCTGCAAGATGGAATTCCTGGCCCGCGTGCTGGACGATCCTTCACCCGGGTCATGCGGCAAATGCGCATCGTGTCTGGGGCAATCGATCGTGCCGGAGACATTCCCGCAAGCGCTGGGCGTGAAGGCTGCCCAGTTCCTGAGGCACTCGGAATTCCCGCTGGAATGCAAGAAGCAGATCGCGGTCGGTGCGTTTCCCCTGTACGGCTTCAATTTCAGAAACATCCCGCAAGAGCTGCGGGCGGAAACCGGACGTGTTCTTTCACGTTGGGGCGATGCGGGCTGGGGTACGGTAGTGGAAGCGGGCAAGCAAGCCAGCCACTTTGGGGATGAGCTGGTGGAGGCGGTGGCAGAGATGATCCGGAACCGTTGGCGTCCGGAGCCTGCGCCGACCTGGGTGGCGTGCATTCCTTCGCGCAATCACCCCGAACTGGTGCCGGATTTCAGCCGCCGGTTGGCACAACGGCTGGGGTTGCCGTTTCATCCGACGATCACCAAGCGGCGCGACAACCAACAACAGAAGTTCCAACAGAACCGATACCACCAGTGCAGCAACCTCGACGGCGTGTTCGGTGTGGAAGGCCAGTTGCCGGCCGGTCCGGTTCTTCTGGTGGATGACATGGTGGATTCGGCCTGGACGCTGACCGTGGCGGCTATTTTGCTGCGGCAGGCAGGTTGTCCGGCCGTGCTTCCTGTGGCGCTGGCGGCCACCAGCGATGGAGATTGA
- a CDS encoding DNA-processing protein DprA codes for MQLSEQAQAILLLTAWLGKQDPSGATPLTPTEWGRFALFLRDTGRNPADLLRGSDMASLLSGFEDKKVTLERIGKLLGRSAALGIALEKWQRAGLWILTRSDADYPKRWKHWLKNDAPPVLFGTGNRGLLNRGGIAVVGSRDLDDAQVAFTGRLGRNIAHQGQAVISGGARGADETAMLGALESDGTAVGVLADSLLRASTSAKYRKALMRNDLALVSPFNPEAGFNAGNAMARNKYIYCLSDAAIVIAATENKGGTWAGAIEDLKRGWVPLWVRQGHVPGNKALVDKGANWLPEDFDVRELSDTQVTAPSVAPHVAEGMEAYAMRPTVEHGAASSTAQASDAKQEVCPEGSDQQAVTASATTNKPESGETPYESFLRRLDALLREQALSLKELQSEMEIKSKQLSEWLKQAGADGVVVKTRSPVKYRLRRGADAHKDEKKADGKEKSALGLDTGESAQTGFEF; via the coding sequence ATGCAATTGAGTGAACAAGCCCAGGCGATCTTGCTGCTGACGGCATGGCTGGGCAAACAGGATCCGTCGGGCGCGACGCCCTTGACGCCGACAGAATGGGGGCGCTTTGCCCTGTTCCTGCGTGACACGGGCCGGAATCCAGCCGATCTGTTGAGGGGGTCGGATATGGCGTCATTGTTGTCCGGGTTCGAGGACAAGAAGGTGACACTTGAGCGCATCGGCAAGCTGCTGGGCCGCTCTGCGGCCTTGGGTATCGCGTTGGAGAAATGGCAGCGAGCGGGCCTGTGGATTCTGACCCGGTCGGATGCGGACTACCCGAAGCGTTGGAAACATTGGTTGAAGAACGACGCACCGCCCGTCCTGTTCGGTACCGGTAACCGGGGTCTGCTCAATCGGGGCGGAATTGCGGTGGTCGGATCGCGTGACCTGGATGATGCGCAAGTGGCATTCACGGGAAGGCTTGGCCGGAATATCGCCCATCAAGGGCAGGCCGTGATTTCCGGTGGTGCGCGTGGTGCAGATGAAACCGCCATGTTGGGGGCGCTTGAATCCGATGGCACGGCAGTCGGCGTGCTGGCCGATTCTTTGCTGCGCGCCAGCACATCGGCAAAATATCGCAAGGCACTAATGCGCAATGATCTGGCCCTGGTTTCTCCGTTCAATCCGGAAGCCGGATTCAACGCGGGCAATGCGATGGCTCGTAACAAGTACATCTATTGCTTGTCCGATGCCGCCATTGTGATCGCTGCCACCGAGAACAAGGGTGGCACTTGGGCCGGTGCCATCGAAGATCTTAAGCGAGGCTGGGTGCCGCTATGGGTTCGACAAGGTCATGTTCCCGGCAACAAGGCGCTGGTGGATAAGGGGGCGAACTGGCTGCCCGAGGATTTCGATGTGCGGGAGTTGAGCGATACACAGGTCACAGCTCCCTCAGTTGCGCCTCATGTTGCCGAGGGAATGGAGGCATACGCAATGCGGCCAACAGTTGAGCATGGCGCAGCATCCAGTACTGCGCAGGCTTCGGATGCGAAGCAGGAAGTGTGCCCTGAAGGCTCCGATCAGCAGGCAGTGACTGCTTCGGCAACGACAAACAAGCCGGAATCGGGAGAAACCCCATATGAGAGTTTCTTGCGTCGTCTCGATGCACTCTTGCGTGAGCAGGCGTTGAGCTTAAAGGAACTGCAAAGTGAAATGGAAATTAAGTCGAAGCAGCTTTCCGAATGGTTGAAGCAGGCTGGCGCAGACGGGGTCGTCGTCAAAACTCGATCGCCCGTGAAATACAGGTTGAGAAGAGGGGCGGATGCCCATAAGGATGAGAAGAAGGCGGATGGGAAGGAAAAGAGCGCTCTTGGTTTAGATACAGGCGAAAGTGCCCAAACGGGTTTCGAGTTCTGA
- a CDS encoding DEAD/DEAH box helicase, with amino-acid sequence MQPLIVSQQITQGVADFLRAAFPATTPGFDGLIQRFLAERKRVFQGPYLTLPLPFRKQADRGLPAFGWLPPGFVPHAHQGQAFARLTGEQARSTLVATGTGSGKTECFLYPILEHCREQRELGRTGIKAIILYPMNALASDQASRLAREILRTPALAGIRAGLYVGEAPAEESSRVQPLADGSFSIITDRNALRENPPDILLTNYKMLDFLLIRAADAPLWARQRPDTLRYLVVDELHTFDGAQGTDLACLIRRLKGRLETPPGQLVCVGTSATLGSDAEQDLLAFAGQVFGETLDDQAVIAEDREPVAEYLAEAVVEFTQSPPPDAAPMLDPAGHADLPSWLAAQVPLWFGTPCSAEQVVDAGWRCRLGGMLKSHFAFQNLLRDMERLGPRAVALDDLLAVLARRLPPHADARYPLLWLGSLLALVAHARQPRGVSLDAVRGEQDTAFFLQLKVELWLRELRRMVASLDNPPRLTHHDDLGKAEQAQVWLPVIHCRDCHATGWGATLPRTSPNQFNQDIQQFYSAFFAEDVSTRFLFPHGESADPKVFEHKKVCPRCGTLHALGQTHCDCAEDPVALVDVDVTANLREGTRNGARYTRSHHDCPYCGGHKTLSIVGSQAASLAAVMLAQLFGSRFNPDKKLIAFSDSVQDAAHRAGFLAARTWRLNLRPAVAQVIAAAQQAGEPLTLAQLPQAFEDHWLPAMGQGHYLANFLPPQLHWLRDFEALMREGALPAGSELLQHLRRILPWVLNAEFGQDAHIGRSLTITGTASVEPPSQALASAAQWLLPRLQATLEPLADVSADALAVFLQGIVQSMQRLGAWRDAGLHFYAQVGNRPWVYKRNPVQFQMLSGPRPPRFVSLVDYQRCVGVLGSHATWYRAWAFKALAPLHALALGADSLLPGLYQLAFEALAEVGLLGAEQADGKPEIRVWGLEPGAFLVSLGSRAWGCDICRSTWRTGADVALAGQPCRHPGCPGHLHPLAPDAADYYRSLYLHADIQRVVAREHTGLLPRGTREWVEHSFKSDSQGPGSVNVLSATPTLEMGIDIGDLSAVLQCSVPPQQANYIQRAGRAGRSTGNALLLTMAASKPHDLYFWADPREMIAGSVPAPGVFLNASAVLERQLTAFTLDGWVRERGRSASIPTEIRTVLSAVDNGATTRFPFPWLEYVEANRASLLDRFLALFQQGGEQILTEATRQWLARFVNGRQDEESSLSFKIINKLQGIARDVAQIKRLREKAAKEMEKLEQLAVRGEQQEEELKSLRQERAALARLIAGIEGKATLNVFTDEGLLPNYAFPEQGVLLRSIVVRDTRREGVPAEPLTFEYERPGASAITELAPNNTFYAEGRRVVINQVDVSRVKPEAWRLCRQCSYAEPLSAGDHHLQCPRCGDGQWRDTGRVHEMLRLSTVFARTLDRESLIADDSDERTRGFYVRQALVDSPPEAVCQAFAIDNPDFPFGFEFLDRVTFREVNFGEQTVDATPMTIAGEELNRPGFAICPECGTLQRRRKAEELYRNHAPWCSRRKTPETSTQQCIFLYREFASEGIRLFLPEVGFAESKEALLSFISALELGLSKRFKGAVAHLRIATDVRMAADAESARTYLVIYDSVPGGTGYLKELMRDPAPLFEVFSLAAEALNTCTCNQDDTADGCYRCMYRYRNSHERQAISRTVAQKLLKQILEYRANLKPIANLSQQSGNSLLESTLEKRFLEALRRAHDGITFTLKDKLVGGKHGYLVQAGSRRWRLELQVALGEREGVVVPCKPDFVFWPDDGVDDLPVAVFTDGWQYHKHIVAEDLAKRMAVAKSGRFSVWTLTWEDVDQALGKQAETSPGPWEELLLAPSDQVITRLCEAQDITALGRFHRLSPFLQLHRRLASGQQGHLRLLAGILGIAMLQPSGDEAALQGFKQGVFRQRLDDYGLLPDTRAHRWSHRAWSAVAQWLAGLSPEQLQQWMTGQAAASAEPVVLVQWQPGDVPEADLQRRWRQLWQCLNLLLPLRHLWAGHGEMAGLSGFPASPVLRQATQRFDSRWHTALELASPDVQAWLLALAHAGAPLPEVGFELIDERGRVLAQAELAWASQRIAVLLTDYQDDAPRFEAQGWTVYIAIEDAPTQALLASLKEH; translated from the coding sequence GTGCAACCCCTGATCGTTTCCCAACAGATCACCCAAGGCGTCGCAGACTTCCTGCGCGCGGCCTTCCCGGCCACCACGCCGGGCTTCGATGGCCTGATCCAGCGCTTTCTGGCCGAGCGCAAGCGGGTGTTCCAGGGGCCGTACCTGACCTTGCCGTTGCCGTTTCGCAAGCAGGCCGACAGGGGGCTGCCCGCGTTCGGCTGGCTGCCGCCCGGTTTCGTGCCGCACGCCCACCAGGGACAGGCCTTCGCCCGCCTGACGGGCGAGCAGGCCCGCTCGACCCTGGTGGCCACCGGCACCGGCTCGGGCAAGACCGAGTGCTTCCTCTACCCGATCCTGGAGCACTGCCGCGAACAACGGGAACTGGGCCGGACGGGCATCAAGGCCATCATCCTGTACCCGATGAACGCGCTGGCCTCGGACCAGGCCAGCCGCCTGGCCAGGGAGATTCTGCGCACACCCGCCCTGGCCGGTATCCGCGCGGGCCTGTACGTGGGCGAGGCCCCGGCCGAGGAGTCCTCCCGCGTGCAGCCTCTGGCCGATGGCAGCTTCTCGATCATCACCGACCGCAACGCGCTGCGCGAAAACCCGCCGGACATCCTGCTGACCAACTACAAGATGCTGGATTTCCTGCTGATCCGTGCCGCCGATGCGCCGCTGTGGGCGCGGCAGCGGCCGGATACGCTGCGCTATCTGGTGGTCGATGAGCTGCATACCTTCGACGGTGCCCAGGGCACGGATCTGGCCTGCCTGATTCGCCGTCTCAAGGGCCGGCTGGAGACGCCGCCGGGGCAACTGGTGTGCGTGGGCACCTCCGCCACGCTGGGCAGCGATGCCGAACAGGATTTGCTGGCGTTTGCCGGCCAGGTCTTCGGCGAGACGCTGGATGACCAGGCCGTGATCGCTGAAGACCGCGAGCCGGTGGCGGAGTATCTGGCCGAAGCCGTGGTGGAGTTCACCCAGTCTCCGCCGCCGGATGCCGCGCCGATGCTGGACCCGGCAGGCCATGCCGACCTGCCGTCCTGGCTGGCGGCCCAGGTGCCACTGTGGTTCGGCACCCCGTGCAGCGCCGAACAGGTGGTTGATGCGGGCTGGCGCTGTCGCCTGGGCGGAATGCTGAAAAGCCATTTCGCCTTCCAGAACCTGTTGCGCGACATGGAACGCCTGGGGCCGCGCGCCGTGGCGCTGGACGATCTGCTGGCGGTACTGGCGCGCCGCCTGCCGCCCCATGCCGACGCGCGCTACCCGCTGCTGTGGCTGGGCAGCCTGCTGGCGCTGGTGGCGCATGCGCGCCAACCGCGTGGCGTGTCGCTCGACGCGGTGCGCGGCGAACAGGACACGGCCTTCTTCCTGCAACTCAAGGTGGAGCTGTGGCTGCGCGAGCTGCGCCGCATGGTGGCCTCGCTCGACAACCCGCCTCGGCTGACCCATCACGATGACCTGGGCAAGGCCGAGCAGGCGCAGGTCTGGTTGCCGGTGATCCACTGCCGCGACTGCCACGCCACCGGCTGGGGCGCCACCTTGCCTAGGACCAGCCCGAACCAGTTCAACCAGGACATCCAGCAGTTCTACAGCGCCTTCTTCGCCGAGGATGTCAGCACCCGCTTTCTGTTTCCCCATGGCGAAAGCGCGGACCCGAAGGTGTTCGAGCACAAGAAGGTCTGCCCGCGCTGCGGCACGCTGCATGCGCTGGGGCAGACGCACTGCGACTGCGCCGAAGACCCGGTCGCGCTGGTGGACGTCGATGTGACGGCCAACCTGCGCGAAGGCACGCGCAACGGCGCCCGCTATACCCGTTCCCATCACGACTGCCCGTACTGCGGCGGGCACAAGACGCTGTCCATCGTCGGCTCGCAAGCGGCCAGCCTGGCGGCGGTGATGCTGGCGCAACTGTTCGGTTCACGTTTCAACCCGGACAAGAAGCTGATCGCGTTTTCCGATTCGGTGCAGGACGCGGCGCACCGTGCGGGGTTCCTGGCGGCCCGCACCTGGCGCTTGAACTTGCGCCCGGCGGTGGCCCAGGTCATCGCTGCGGCGCAGCAGGCCGGCGAACCGCTTACGCTGGCGCAATTGCCGCAGGCCTTCGAGGACCACTGGCTGCCCGCAATGGGGCAGGGCCATTACCTGGCCAACTTCCTGCCGCCGCAACTGCATTGGCTGCGGGATTTCGAAGCGCTGATGCGCGAAGGCGCGCTGCCGGCGGGGAGCGAGTTGCTGCAGCATTTGCGCCGCATCCTGCCGTGGGTGCTGAATGCCGAATTCGGCCAGGACGCCCACATTGGCCGCAGCCTGACGATCACCGGGACGGCCAGCGTGGAGCCGCCATCGCAGGCGCTGGCTTCGGCTGCGCAGTGGCTGCTGCCACGCCTTCAGGCCACGTTGGAACCACTGGCGGATGTGTCGGCTGATGCCCTGGCGGTATTCCTGCAGGGCATCGTGCAATCCATGCAGCGGCTGGGCGCCTGGCGCGACGCCGGCCTGCATTTCTATGCGCAAGTCGGCAACCGGCCGTGGGTCTACAAGCGCAATCCGGTGCAGTTCCAGATGTTGTCCGGCCCGCGCCCGCCGCGCTTTGTGAGCCTGGTCGATTACCAGCGCTGCGTGGGGGTGTTGGGCAGCCATGCGACGTGGTATCGCGCCTGGGCCTTCAAGGCGCTGGCGCCGCTGCATGCGCTGGCCCTGGGCGCCGACAGTTTGCTGCCGGGGCTGTATCAGTTGGCGTTCGAGGCGCTGGCCGAGGTGGGTTTGCTTGGCGCCGAACAGGCAGACGGCAAGCCGGAGATTCGCGTGTGGGGGCTGGAACCCGGCGCTTTTCTGGTTTCCCTGGGCAGCCGCGCCTGGGGTTGCGACATCTGCCGCAGCACGTGGCGCACCGGGGCTGACGTGGCGCTGGCCGGGCAGCCTTGCCGGCATCCCGGCTGCCCTGGGCATCTGCACCCGCTGGCGCCAGACGCTGCCGACTATTACCGCAGCCTGTATCTGCATGCGGACATCCAGCGCGTGGTCGCTCGCGAACACACCGGCCTGCTGCCACGCGGCACGCGCGAGTGGGTGGAGCACAGCTTCAAGTCCGATAGCCAGGGGCCGGGCAGCGTCAATGTGCTCTCGGCCACGCCGACGCTGGAGATGGGGATCGACATCGGCGACCTGTCGGCGGTGCTGCAATGTTCCGTGCCGCCGCAGCAAGCCAACTACATCCAGCGTGCAGGGCGCGCCGGACGCAGCACCGGCAATGCCTTGTTGCTGACCATGGCGGCCAGCAAGCCCCACGACCTGTATTTCTGGGCCGATCCCAGGGAAATGATCGCCGGCAGCGTGCCGGCGCCGGGCGTGTTCCTCAATGCCTCGGCGGTGCTGGAGCGCCAGTTGACGGCGTTCACACTGGACGGCTGGGTGCGCGAACGGGGGCGGAGTGCGTCGATTCCGACAGAAATCCGCACGGTGCTCAGCGCGGTGGACAACGGCGCGACGACGCGTTTTCCCTTCCCCTGGCTGGAGTATGTGGAGGCCAACCGCGCCAGCCTGCTGGATCGCTTCCTGGCGCTGTTCCAGCAAGGCGGCGAGCAGATCCTGACCGAAGCCACCCGACAGTGGCTGGCGCGGTTCGTCAACGGGCGGCAGGACGAAGAAAGCTCCCTGAGCTTCAAGATCATCAACAAGCTGCAGGGCATTGCCCGGGACGTGGCGCAGATCAAGCGCTTGCGCGAGAAGGCCGCCAAGGAAATGGAGAAGCTGGAGCAGCTTGCGGTGCGCGGCGAGCAGCAGGAGGAAGAGCTGAAATCCCTGCGCCAGGAACGCGCGGCGCTGGCGCGACTGATCGCAGGCATCGAGGGCAAGGCCACCCTGAACGTCTTCACCGACGAAGGCCTGCTGCCCAACTATGCCTTCCCCGAACAAGGCGTGCTGCTGCGCTCGATCGTCGTGCGCGACACCCGCCGGGAAGGCGTGCCTGCCGAGCCTTTGACCTTCGAATACGAGCGCCCCGGCGCAAGCGCGATCACCGAGCTGGCGCCCAACAACACCTTCTATGCCGAAGGCCGCCGGGTGGTCATCAACCAGGTGGATGTCTCCCGCGTCAAACCGGAAGCCTGGCGCCTGTGCCGCCAGTGCTCCTACGCCGAGCCTTTGTCGGCGGGTGACCACCACCTCCAGTGCCCGCGCTGCGGCGACGGCCAGTGGCGCGACACCGGGCGGGTTCATGAAATGCTGCGCCTGAGCACGGTGTTTGCGCGCACACTGGACCGCGAAAGCCTCATCGCCGACGACTCCGACGAGCGCACGCGCGGTTTCTACGTGCGCCAGGCACTGGTGGACAGTCCGCCGGAAGCGGTGTGCCAGGCGTTCGCCATCGACAACCCGGACTTCCCGTTCGGATTCGAATTCCTCGATCGGGTGACATTCCGCGAGGTGAACTTCGGCGAGCAGACGGTGGATGCCACGCCGATGACCATCGCGGGCGAAGAACTCAACCGGCCGGGCTTCGCCATTTGCCCGGAGTGCGGCACGCTACAGCGCCGCCGCAAGGCCGAAGAGCTGTATCGCAACCATGCGCCCTGGTGCTCACGCCGCAAGACGCCCGAGACCAGCACACAACAATGCATCTTCCTGTACCGGGAGTTCGCCAGCGAAGGCATCCGACTGTTTTTGCCGGAAGTGGGGTTTGCCGAATCCAAAGAAGCCCTGCTGAGCTTCATCTCTGCACTGGAACTGGGGCTGAGCAAACGCTTCAAGGGTGCGGTGGCCCACCTGCGCATCGCGACTGATGTGCGCATGGCAGCGGATGCGGAGTCGGCGCGCACCTACCTGGTGATCTACGACAGCGTGCCGGGCGGCACCGGCTATCTGAAGGAGCTGATGCGCGATCCGGCTCCCTTGTTCGAGGTGTTCAGTCTGGCGGCAGAGGCGTTGAATACCTGCACTTGCAATCAGGACGACACCGCAGATGGTTGCTATCGCTGCATGTACCGCTACCGCAACAGCCACGAGCGCCAGGCCATATCACGCACGGTGGCGCAGAAGCTGCTGAAACAGATTCTGGAATACCGCGCCAACCTGAAACCGATTGCCAACCTGTCCCAGCAATCAGGCAACAGTCTGCTGGAGAGCACGCTGGAAAAGCGCTTTCTGGAGGCGCTGCGGCGTGCGCACGATGGCATCACGTTCACGCTCAAGGACAAGCTCGTCGGCGGCAAGCATGGGTACCTGGTTCAGGCCGGCAGTCGCCGCTGGCGTCTGGAGTTGCAGGTGGCGCTCGGTGAGCGCGAGGGCGTGGTCGTGCCATGCAAGCCGGATTTCGTGTTCTGGCCCGACGATGGCGTGGACGATTTGCCCGTGGCGGTATTCACCGATGGCTGGCAATACCACAAGCACATCGTGGCCGAAGACCTGGCCAAGCGCATGGCAGTGGCCAAGAGCGGGCGATTCTCGGTCTGGACGTTGACCTGGGAGGACGTCGACCAGGCACTGGGCAAGCAGGCTGAAACAAGCCCGGGACCTTGGGAAGAATTGCTGCTCGCGCCTTCCGATCAGGTCATCACACGTTTATGCGAGGCGCAGGACATCACGGCATTGGGTCGCTTCCATCGCTTGTCTCCCTTCCTGCAATTGCACCGGCGGTTGGCGAGTGGGCAGCAGGGTCACTTGCGGCTTCTGGCGGGGATATTGGGCATTGCCATGCTGCAGCCCAGCGGCGATGAGGCTGCCTTGCAAGGTTTCAAGCAAGGCGTTTTTCGCCAGCGGCTCGACGACTATGGCTTGTTGCCCGACACCCGCGCGCACCGCTGGAGCCATCGCGCCTGGAGCGCGGTCGCACAATGGCTGGCCGGCCTGTCTCCGGAGCAGCTGCAGCAATGGATGACCGGCCAGGCAGCAGCATCCGCGGAGCCTGTCGTGCTGGTGCAGTGGCAACCGGGTGATGTCCCGGAGGCCGATCTGCAACGGCGCTGGCGCCAGTTGTGGCAATGCCTGAACCTGCTGTTGCCCTTGCGCCATCTTTGGGCAGGCCATGGGGAGATGGCGGGCCTGTCGGGTTTCCCGGCCAGCCCTGTGCTGCGCCAGGCCACGCAGCGGTTCGACAGCCGTTGGCACACGGCACTGGAGCTGGCCAGCCCCGACGTGCAGGCGTGGCTGCTTGCGCTGGCGCATGCCGGAGCACCGCTGCCGGAGGTCGGCTTCGAATTGATCGACGAGCGCGGGCGGGTACTGGCGCAAGCGGAACTGGCTTGGGCCAGCCAGAGGATCGCCGTGCTATTGACCGACTACCAAGACGATGCACCCCGGTTCGAGGCACAGGGCTGGACGGTCTACATCGCAATCGAGGACGCACCTACACAGGCACTTCTGGCCAGTTTGAAGGAGCATTGA